Within the Hevea brasiliensis isolate MT/VB/25A 57/8 chromosome 2, ASM3005281v1, whole genome shotgun sequence genome, the region TAAATGAACGTGCATTCATTGAGTCGAATCAACATAAGATATCtgttatttttccaggctattgCCAAGTTTATGGGGATGGTTCGAGGCGGTAAGGTAACTTTTGATCCGGATCGTGTAGTGATGGGTGGAGGAGCCACCGGAGCGAACGAGCTGATAATGTTCTGCTTGGCTGATCCTGGGGATGCTTTCCTCGTTCCCTCACCTTACTATCCAGCGTATGAATTCTATTCCACCCTTATTACCATATTACCATATGCTATTGGAAGATTATAAATTGCTAGGTTGCACAGTTTCCTCTTTCACAAAGAAAAGTGAATTTCATGTGATTACGAGGGATAATTTATGTATGGTGAATAcacttaatattaattttttatgtgtatctgaaaaaaaaataatgggCATTAATTCATGAATATTAAAATTGCTTTTAGATTGTAAATTCTCGATTTCGAGCCCTCGTTGATTCGTCACATTACAAGGTTGACTAACAATAAATATTCAACAAGAATGAAAGGTTTAGATTTTCATCAATCAAGTAGGAATAGATGAAAAAGTAGCCTGAGAAATTGTAATCAGACAGGACATCATACGGCAAGGGGGAGGAAATTCCATTATGTCCAATCTTGTATTGACTTTTGAAGTttggaaaattttaattaaaccaAAAAGGATATGGGATTTTTCTTGCACGATAGGCCAACCATTTCCTCACCGACTTACAAGTTATAAAACAGAAGAGAGAGGTCAATTTCACTAAGTTGTAAAATTTGGAATTTTCTGTATTTTGGGTCAGAAACATATTCAAACTAGGCTTTGATTGCAGATGATTCTGTGTTTGATTTTGCTTTATTAAAAATGGGTTTTTATTGTGCTTTTATTCCTGTAAATGAAGATTTTGTTTTAGTTAATAATACCGATTAAAAGACAAATCCAATTTAGTGATGAGAAGTCAAGTTAGTAGACCTTTGCTGCCAACTAAGACCATTCAAAGAGAGACTTTTATGATCTGAATGTTCAAACCAATTGGATATATCCCCATTTTTCCAAATTTGTATGCAGTTTCAAATATTATTCCTAGGCTCATATAGTCATTGCCTGACCAAAATAAACTTTTTATTTACCTTTCATTAAAATATTTCAATATGTGATATACATGCAGATTCGACCGTGACCTGACATGGCGAACTGGTGTCCAGATTATTCCAGTTGATTGCTACAGCTCCAACAATTTCCAGGTAACAAAGGATGCACTTATATCAGCATATGATAAAGCCCAAGATGCCGGTATTAATGTCAAAGGCTTGATCATAGCCAACCCATCGAATCCACTGGGCACCATTTTGGACAGGGAGACCTTAAAAGACTTGGTGAGCTTCATCAATGAGAGAAACATTCACTTGGTCGCAGACGAAATATATGCAGCTACCATCTTCAGCTCCCCTAGCTTCATAAGCGTCGCTGAGATTATCCAGGAGATGGATTGCAACCGTGATCTTATCCACATTGTTTATAGCCTGTCTAAGGACATGGGACTCCCTGGCTTCAGAGTTGGCATCGTTTATTCCTATAACGATGCAGTCGTGAACTGCGGTCGCAGGATGTCAAGCTTTGGGTTAGTCTCTTCTCAGACTCAATATTTGCTGGCTTCCATGCTTTCGGATGAGGAGTTTGTGAAGAATTTTCTTGCGGAAAGCTCAAGAAGGCTAAACAAAAGGCACAATATGTTCACAAAGGGACTGGAACAAGTAGGGATCAGTTGTTTAAAAGGCAATGCTGGTCTCTATGTTTGGATGGACTTGCGCCATCTCCTTAAAGAACCAACGTTCGAAGGGGAAATGGCTCTGTGGAGGGTGATTATTTACCAAGTGAAGCTCAATGTTTCGCCGGGCTCTTCTTTTCACTGCAAGGAGCCTGGTTGGTTTAGGGTGTGTTTTGCCAATATGGACGATGAAACTGTGGAAGCTGCACTTAAAAGGATACGGGCATTTGTGTGTAAGGGAAAGGAAGATCAGGAAATGCCAACCAAGAGTAGCAAGCGATGGCAAAAAAATCTCCGACTCAGCTTCTCAGCtagaagatttgaagaaggaGTCATGCTGTCACCCCACATGATGTCTCCTCACtccccaattcctcactctccgcTTGTTCGTGCTAAGTAAAAGGCATGCACATAATATAATAATGTTACTTAATCTCTCTTGCCAGTTCTTGGATAATATGGCCAAtttattcattttctttctttttttcccaTTAGTTTGGAATCTGATAGATTTTTGTGGGATATTAATGTTTTCATATGCGTAGCAACTAGCAAGTCATGTATCATGTTCGCAACTTAGCCTGCCTAAGTGATTGGAAAGTGATAAAACTATGTATATAGTGCTCTGCTTttatattaaaaagaaaagaaaagaagttaaTAATGTAATTTGTCCATTATTAACTGTGCTGTTCAATGCATTGCTGATATCTAAAATTCAATAGTAATAGCTAGTTTCTCTGATGTATCTTGATCATTTAATTTACTTCATTCAACCAGTGATTCGATTTACATGCTCAATAAAATTCAATATCTTTAAACTTAAAACGATTTGTTTTGAAATTAAGCCAACAAAATATCTAGCTATATAGCAATTTTCTATTTTGATTTATAATTGTCCCTGTACGTGATTAATTATTTTGATGCatgattaatttaataataaaattattaattgctTAATTATTTACTCTTCGATTGAGTTATAAAGATTCAACAATTTTAGCAATCACCTCTTATTTAATGATATGaattttttaatagaaaaaattatataaaattttaattaaagaaattatatcgatataaaaaaaagaaaaaaaaaaaaaaatatatatatatatatatatatatatatatatatatatatatatatatatatatatatatttatattgcaAGGTATATCGAAATACAGCATAATATAAAACAAGCAAGGCGTTTTAATGGCATATAACAATTAATGATGGGATCATGACATAAGCATtcgaattatatattttttaatttatttttgttattaaaTAAGCATTTCAATgcctttaaattaaaattttatgaactaaataataataataaaaatattaacaaaatttttttatttaaatttatttatcataaattttaaatataaaatatataataaaatttacttattaaatacataaattttatatatttttattttaaatttgtaataaatCAAAATGTTCCGCAAAGATTTTTCACACTTATATTGTTTGAGTATGCCTAACTTGTCATGGATGAGTCAATTTGAGAAAATTGCAAGTTTTGGATAGGAAAAAAAATGGATGATGATGGTGTTGGACACGTCTTAACAGTATCCACACTACAGGTGTGTTGTCTTTTGCATACCAGAAAGCCAAAaacttatataaaataaaataatatatatatatatatatatataaaataaccaTCATGATCAACGTGTTGAAAGATCATGAGCTAGCGGTATATATCATATCTTCCTCTTTTACATTTGTCATTTTTGAGCAGACAAGGCCAACTATCATGGAGTCGTGAAGTAAACAAGCAAGTAGGATGGATGTAATGGAAGAGAAGATAGGGACTGCTGACCCACATGGAACACCAGGTGTTTTATTGTCTGTTTCGTCAACTGTTGAACCGACCATGCATTTATGCAGGTCATGAAGCCTCTTCGTTTGCCATTTTGAAATCGATTGTTGcctagctagctaaataatggcAGCGGCTGGCGGGTTTAACAAGTGGCGCAACCGCACAACTTTGGAGGCAGCCGAGTGTCAAACTCTGTTTTTATATTGTCAAATCTTATTTCTATAATAAGAGTAAAATAACAATACGTACAGAATAAATACTCGTCAGCAACAAGAGTCTCTTGTGCAAAGAAAAAAAGCAACTTGAAATAGTAAAGAGTGATTGGGGAGGCAAAGACAACTAGACCAGAACAAGCTTATACATATGCAAGAATATGAAATGTGTGTTCCACCAAACGCTGTCGCATTGGAACTCTATTGACTCACTCATAACCCATGAGCAGCGACGTTTCTCGCATCTTCTGGCTTCTATAAGAGTACTCATCGTGTAAAACTCTTGCATGCTAAGTTGTAAAGCTGATTTCTGCAGCTAGTTTTTAAGTTTGATAGCCATTAATTAGTCTGTCTCTTAATAGATTTTTTCCATGTTAGTTTACATTCGATCCTCGATTTCTATATTTCCTTTTATGCAATCATTGTGCACAAGTAGTTAATGCGAgccaaaaaattattaatattgatttaatgaaacaatatattaataactttgattatctttatgattagaatttttcttatttagattTGGATTTATTATGAATTCAAACACAAGATATATGATGGGGTTATAAATGCTATCTGTTTGTGTTTTAGATTTATGATGAACTGAATTTATGTAAAAATCTCTCAAataattattcaaatattttcttCATATTTTTTTGTTAAATCAAATTTAATAGATTGCATAATTAGTATGCTAATTCTACTTTTACATCCAGAGGAGTGGGGATTAATTTGGGCTACATTTTTTATAACAAAAATTATTAAGACTGTCAAAATTGCTATTGAAAAATTcttaaaaatattattcaattaaataatattaaaaattaatttaaaattaaatttaatatattttaattatttaaaatgattttttttctaaaacttattattttaattttagaacctCAATATTAACAGAGTTTTAAGTACCTATTAATGTTtaagttaaattttaatttaaattcaatttattataatataaaaaacaaTATACATGTTGAGAaaacatataaaatatataaaatttatgtacttatgaattaaatttatgataaattaaatttaaataaaattttctcaCTTCGAAACAAATGCAGGTATACGTGACCACGCGTGCGTGTTGCTACTAACTGAAAAGTGAGCAAAATAAAGACTTGACAGATCCAATCTCCTATTTTTGCACGTCTCCACTCCACCTCCTCGCAAAGGAAAATTTTGGCTGAAATTCTATAAAAGTTAGGCAAAGATAGGGAGATCAATTATCGATAGGCATGCATTTGAAATGAAGGTGGGATTAGTTTTGGATTTTATACATTCAAGATAAATTGAAAGCATTTtagggattaaaaaaaaaaaagattttatagACATTTCTTGCACGTATATTCAACAAGAGTTGTTACATATGTGTGTGTTAGAGGAAAATCTTTCTCTATATCTAGTTCATTGTAAATCTAAAATGTAAATACGTAagatttatgtatttaataaataaattttattatatattttatatctttGAGTCTAATAGACTGaatctaagaaaaaaaaaagtctatgtatgtcacaccttacccctctgtaaggcataacatgatcccgtagaatacttaatgaactaccgaacttcacctaccgataactcattaagtaccctacaagggattttaaaacaattttcttctttttgataagtggtgagcatttctaataaatatttaaaacatgtaattaagttgaaagctagttgaaaattttggcccattttattttttcgtaaattttataaaaattttgacagagtttcctctgtattttgagaaaacagctttttaaaagcacttctaaaagtttttctcaaccactacttcggtttcacaatcaaactcaatcatttcaataaatttctcaagttcaaaattcaatagtcctcaaggtatagtcaatcaatttcatacattcatatttctttaaagataaacaatttatgtatacatcatacaaaaatttacattaagaaaatccaaactaaagtttattacaaattttatacagattttgtacaagctgctcaagacccatttttacatgtctatacatttatgtgcaatatatacatcaaaagaaatatttacaattagggtataaattatactcgatgaCTTTAGGCTGATAGCTCTTCAcacttgctcctctagtctcagtACTAggacataataaataatttttatgcaaaaataaaatcacatctattcaaaaatttgactaaacatgagcattaaacacaaaacatgaattattagattttaatgcaaaccacgttcatttcgaagtatcaaaacacatttcataaaacccacagttaaatcatgccattcgaaacaaatagaatctcaatagccagaggctaaagagaaatcacatcacaaggctcgctagctcaaatatatggatattcattcacatcctcttctcggcacacctcaacacttctcggagaaggaatcaaaattcgaaactaattacccccactaatcgtgttagtgaggtgttcaaatatatggtcatgatactgtggtttcaaaacttatcttaacaatttgttaaacattgtcatttcaaatatacacaataacttccaacaatttaagtcaaaacatcataactaatgtcacaagtaaattctcaataattcaaagcaaatgtaaaatacatatttcattcactttatcaacacattttaaagcatagtgatgttgtgcacaaacctcaagcgagtcgtcccttagcctcgactcggttcctcgggttccttcccgatattcttttcaactgaaacacacaattttacaatgtttcagtactagaacttaacacaaatccaaaataaatttagcttcatatttacctagttctaacgtgttaaattcgacgttctcaaaatttttgtgtttcgggttactattcactacactattcaagtcaaatagttgactttctaaggtttaataggtatgggaactccaacttcacccacataccacattttggtcattaaatttgttggttttggtcattttctcaaagcttaaatccttttggccaaattgtcaaattttcagttttggtgctccaagttgcactgttccattggcccttttactgttggaatttggcaaaacttccttcatagaaaatgttccttattgtcttaagtatattctcatttttggatcaccccaattggatttttgtagctcaagttatagccaaaatacaattcatgctgcaatttaggttttggcagatttttgatccaatttcattcaataatttgatcaagttaagtccataatttggtctaatttccttcatacgaaatgttctactatgtcttaggtttccatcggtttaagaatcgcctaaatccgagtttcctagagagacttatagcccttcaaacattactactCAAATGGAATTCTGTAGAAtcacaggtacagtaactcaactttgctcaataatttgaatgggttaatggcataatttgggtggtatttttcatgaaagttttagatctatgtcctatctaattgctggtaaaatttcaggtcattttgaccttcctaactcgagttatgaccaaatgatcaTTTGGCTCtcaatttcactttggtcaattgtttcactaagttttggtcagtttttggccatggttccttaatgaaaattgtgctattttatgtctattttcatctccaattggtggcatatcacttgggcttgtaaaattcccgttttggtccttcaaagtaggtttggtcatgctgccagcagcatgaccatttgacctacgaatttggttttcatttcaacaattcccacacatctcttttggtcattattgaccatttttcatctcataatagaccaaagtcatcatttaagcatttctccaaaatttggttcacaaaccctagcattcaaaccctaatctcactaactcttgcatttaaccatttcaatgcctttaactatcatcacttaactcattaaggttcatattcctatccaagtcaatcaagccatgcaaattacactcttcacaatgctggccgaaattttagcaatggtccttccccatatttgtttcatttaatcaagttctaagctcacttaaatacctaaacatgcatttgaagtagaaaattgaaagttagcacactaacctttcttaaatcctccaaaccctatctttaactcctctttcttcttgtaatccttgtgcttaagttgagattgcaagttctaacaaggttttaggggatttatgaagattaagtggagcaaattaagcttaagtgtaagcttaatggaAGAAAATTTCATGGAGGACTTGAGAGGAAGTGGGGCGGCAAACCAAGGGAAGAAGAatactttttctaattttttttttcttttgtttcctttaatcttatccctttttgaagaccaaaattcccaatttaataaaataatttaattaatcttttatgacatcattcatgatgtcatcacctttgacttttctaacttctttctttttttttctatttattttttttctattagttctttaatttaattctcgattccgaaattttcttttctctgtttttatttgatagttaggtcaggagtcagctctcggggtcaattgaccaaattgctcctcgccggttcatcccggtttgtaaataatccaatatttcttccggctccctgacctaattatttgactggcttaatatttctttttcgtgattttctcttttccaatgtgttcataagggtcttaaggaccgcagcgtcactttttacggttcaaaatttgagtttaaaatgacttcgcagtcgttcccgaggaggtcacctatcgctgtgactatcggctcgtttaacttcttatgttctgtttttcttatttatacttaacgacttaaacattactaattatttgtgtttatggtttatctaattgtcttaagtatggctctaatctccttaattatccgggccgacaccgatcaccggaacagtgaaatctaccaggctatgcaaatggggtgtTACAATGTATGGGGTGGAATCTTTTGTTAGCAAGAGCTTGATTTATGCTTCTCTGTCATTAGTGAATAATTAAGATGTATGTGGCAGCAGAAACGCTGTCTCAGTGGAACTACTCTTATGCAAGCAAGAGACATTGTACTATTGATATGATCTCTAATTAATTAAGTTGCTAATATGATCACCCAAAGAATAAATTAACATTTCTATGCTCAACTTGATGTCCTATAAATTGGGACGGGGAGGACCTCTCAAATTTCAAAAGAGAGATTCTGAGTTATTAAAAAGAGAGattttgagttatgaataatttaaagggataattgtaaaaaaaaaaaatctgtatttttaaaatttttgtaattatattgtaaattttgaaaattataaattacaTTCTAAATTTTGACTATAGTTGCAATTGTACTCTATCATTAAAGGGGTTAATAGAATACCATGTAACATGCTAGCTAAGTGCCACATAAGACGCAAGCTTAACACCAAATAAACCAgagataattgaaataaaaaaaaacccTAAACTTTTGAAATTGTTGCAATTTCaaccaaattttaaaaattaccaaTTAAACCCTAAACTCTGAAAGCCCTATTGCTTGCTGCATCGTTAAAGGGGATAATGATGTGCTAAAAAATCTGTAACTTTTAAGTTGCCATCTTCATCGAGAAGAAGATTTTCTGGCTTCAGATCACGGTGATAAAACGTCACGACTATGACAAAAATCGATGGCAGATATCTGTAACGCCCCTGTTTTAACCATtagagaaattgtccgctttggcccacctCATCctgagcctcatggttttgtcctataggtagaatggagaacttcttacgatatcacccatcctaggatttctctcaagtaagAATGCTTAACCCCGGAGTTTTTCCAACtcttcaggccattccaccaaaaggcgcctctagtgattagtttctcctatttcaatgtatgattcgattCATTCCTGTGCCCCGCATTCCACTACCCTAGGTAGCCTTGCTATCCTAAAAGCCTGCCAGGAGTTTACTCTTTCGTGCCACTCCCTGCCCTCATCGGACCGCTTTCTCGGGTCAGTTATTCACAGGCCCACCAGCTTTCGCTTGGTTCGTCCTCGAACCACACATCTATTAGAGGGGGTGGTTCGGCTCTGATAGCATCTATAACGTccctgctccaaccactagaggaattatccgctttgggcCACCTCATcatgagcctcacggttttgtcccataggtggaatggagaacttcccaagagatcacccattctaggatttctctcaagcaagcacgcttaaccccagagttcttccaact harbors:
- the LOC110638009 gene encoding 1-aminocyclopropane-1-carboxylate synthase 1, whose protein sequence is MVSGQLLSRIATNEGHGENSPYFDGWKEYDGNPFHPTDNPDGVIQMGLAENQLSFDLITDWIKQNPEASICNAEGVDKFKDIANFQDYHGLREFREAIAKFMGMVRGGKVTFDPDRVVMGGGATGANELIMFCLADPGDAFLVPSPYYPAFDRDLTWRTGVQIIPVDCYSSNNFQVTKDALISAYDKAQDAGINVKGLIIANPSNPLGTILDRETLKDLVSFINERNIHLVADEIYAATIFSSPSFISVAEIIQEMDCNRDLIHIVYSLSKDMGLPGFRVGIVYSYNDAVVNCGRRMSSFGLVSSQTQYLLASMLSDEEFVKNFLAESSRRLNKRHNMFTKGLEQVGISCLKGNAGLYVWMDLRHLLKEPTFEGEMALWRVIIYQVKLNVSPGSSFHCKEPGWFRVCFANMDDETVEAALKRIRAFVCKGKEDQEMPTKSSKRWQKNLRLSFSARRFEEGVMLSPHMMSPHSPIPHSPLVRAK